Proteins from a genomic interval of Sulfurirhabdus autotrophica:
- a CDS encoding DUF4926 domain-containing protein: MMNFDLFDVVVLAADLPDKGLLAGMSGTVVDIHTKPCEAYEVEFCDDAGRTVAVLALLPNQLLPTASWKSKKYEV, encoded by the coding sequence GATCTTTTTGATGTAGTTGTTTTGGCCGCGGACTTGCCAGACAAGGGTTTGCTTGCCGGTATGAGTGGTACGGTGGTTGATATCCATACGAAGCCATGTGAGGCGTATGAGGTAGAATTTTGTGATGATGCTGGAAGAACTGTTGCGGTTCTCGCGCTTTTACCTAATCAACTGCTGCCGACCGCTTCCTGGAAGTCAAAGAAGTATGAAGTATGA